One Angustibacter luteus genomic window carries:
- a CDS encoding GNAT family N-acetyltransferase, translating to MPADPAAQAAGLLFRAATADDVADVVALIYDDEIAASREAAPGAGLEESYRTAFALIEANPDDLLVVGVLDGRVVACAQVTLLHHLSRRGGTRAQVESVRVATHLRGRGAGGQLMGWIETYAREHGAALIQLTTDKRRSAARHFYEGLGYTASHEGMKRALT from the coding sequence GTGCCCGCTGACCCGGCTGCGCAGGCGGCCGGGCTCCTGTTCCGGGCCGCGACGGCGGACGACGTCGCCGACGTGGTGGCTCTCATCTACGACGACGAGATCGCGGCCTCCCGGGAGGCTGCACCCGGTGCTGGCCTCGAGGAGTCCTACCGGACCGCCTTCGCGCTGATCGAGGCGAACCCTGACGACCTGCTCGTGGTCGGCGTGCTGGACGGCCGGGTCGTGGCGTGCGCGCAGGTCACCCTGCTGCACCACCTGTCCCGGCGGGGTGGCACCCGTGCCCAGGTCGAGTCCGTCCGGGTGGCCACGCACCTGCGCGGCCGCGGTGCCGGCGGTCAGCTCATGGGATGGATCGAGACGTACGCTCGAGAGCACGGCGCCGCCCTGATCCAGCTCACCACGGACAAGCGTCGCTCCGCCGCCCGGCACTTCTACGAGGGGCTCGGGTACACCGCGTCGCACGAGGGCATGAAGCGGGCGCTGACCTGA
- a CDS encoding class I SAM-dependent methyltransferase has product MSASPGPSPATPEVFDTHMDAWTAWQDSPWGRLRYRLVGDLLDRHLGPAESAQRVLDLGGGDGADSVPLAVAGHDVTVADSSRAMLDLAERRARERGVAVAAVMAGVGDRRLLPEGNDVVLLHNVIQYCPDLADVLAAAVGAARPGGLVSVIATNPVMHVLRAAVRDLDPAAALAMLGAPTVHTVTFDHAVRRITWQEAAAALERAGADVVQRYGVLCVNHLVTDDERKHDPDFAADLERLELAVADRDPYRDIAAMWMLVARRRAGSA; this is encoded by the coding sequence GTGAGTGCATCGCCCGGTCCCTCGCCCGCCACGCCGGAGGTCTTCGACACCCACATGGACGCGTGGACGGCCTGGCAGGACAGTCCCTGGGGTCGGCTGAGGTACCGGCTCGTCGGCGACCTCCTCGACCGGCACCTCGGCCCGGCAGAGAGCGCTCAGCGGGTCCTCGACCTCGGCGGGGGTGATGGCGCCGACTCCGTGCCGCTCGCCGTGGCCGGACACGACGTCACCGTCGCGGACTCCTCGCGCGCGATGCTCGACCTCGCCGAGCGGCGTGCCCGGGAGCGGGGGGTTGCGGTCGCGGCTGTGATGGCGGGTGTCGGGGACCGCCGGCTGCTGCCCGAGGGCAACGACGTCGTCCTGCTGCACAACGTGATCCAGTACTGCCCGGATCTGGCCGACGTGCTCGCTGCTGCGGTGGGCGCGGCGCGCCCCGGCGGTCTGGTCAGCGTGATCGCCACCAACCCCGTGATGCACGTCCTGCGCGCCGCGGTCCGCGACCTCGACCCGGCCGCGGCGTTGGCGATGCTGGGCGCCCCGACCGTGCACACCGTGACGTTCGACCACGCGGTGCGGCGGATCACCTGGCAGGAGGCGGCGGCCGCACTGGAGCGCGCCGGCGCTGACGTCGTCCAGCGCTACGGCGTCCTGTGCGTCAACCACCTGGTCACCGACGACGAGCGCAAGCACGACCCCGACTTCGCGGCGGACCTCGAGCGGCTCGAGCTCGCCGTCGCCGACCGCGACCCGTACCGCGACATCGCAGCGATGTGGATGCTGGTGGCCCGCCGACGGGCCGGGAGTGCCTGA
- a CDS encoding PHP domain-containing protein translates to MDPLGALREIAFRLERALESTYRVQAFRTAAAVVARTEPAELAERHRQKTLTELSGIGDRTATVIGQALDGRTPAYLEDLRGKASPLPELDDDGAQLLARLRGDLHSHSDWSDGGSPIDEMARTAAEMGHEYLALTDHSPRLTVANGLSPSRLRRQFEVVDEVGAQLAPFRLLKGIEVDILDSGALDQEPELLEALDVVVASVHSKLRMESAAMTRRMVAAIANPHTDVLGHCTGRYVTKNTRTGKPRPPSDFDAEIVFAACQQFDVAVEINSRPERLDPPRELLRLAVEAGCLFSIDTDAHAPGQLDWRAYGVERAVACGVPADRIVTTWPLDRLLEWTRRAR, encoded by the coding sequence GTGGATCCACTGGGAGCTCTGCGCGAGATCGCGTTCCGCCTCGAGCGGGCGCTGGAGTCGACGTACCGCGTGCAGGCGTTCCGCACCGCGGCCGCCGTCGTAGCCCGGACGGAGCCGGCCGAGCTCGCCGAACGTCACCGGCAGAAGACGCTGACCGAGCTGAGCGGGATCGGCGACCGGACGGCGACGGTGATCGGCCAGGCGCTGGACGGTCGCACGCCCGCGTACCTGGAGGACCTGCGCGGCAAGGCCAGCCCGCTGCCGGAGCTGGACGACGACGGCGCGCAGCTGCTCGCCCGCCTGCGCGGTGACCTGCACAGCCACTCGGACTGGAGCGACGGTGGTAGCCCGATCGACGAGATGGCCCGGACGGCGGCCGAGATGGGCCACGAGTACCTGGCCCTGACGGACCACTCCCCCCGCCTGACCGTGGCCAACGGGTTGTCCCCCAGCCGGCTGCGCAGGCAGTTCGAGGTGGTCGACGAGGTGGGCGCCCAGCTCGCGCCGTTCCGGCTGCTCAAGGGCATCGAGGTCGACATCCTGGACTCCGGCGCGCTCGACCAGGAGCCTGAGCTGCTGGAGGCGCTGGACGTCGTGGTGGCCTCCGTGCACTCCAAGCTCCGGATGGAGAGCGCAGCGATGACGCGACGGATGGTGGCGGCGATCGCGAACCCGCACACGGACGTGCTTGGCCACTGCACGGGCCGGTACGTCACCAAGAACACCCGCACGGGCAAGCCACGACCGCCGTCCGACTTCGACGCGGAGATCGTGTTCGCCGCGTGCCAGCAGTTCGACGTCGCGGTCGAGATCAACTCCCGACCCGAGCGCCTGGACCCGCCCCGCGAGCTGCTGCGGCTGGCGGTCGAGGCCGGCTGCCTGTTCAGCATCGACACGGACGCGCACGCGCCGGGTCAGCTGGACTGGCGGGCCTACGGCGTGGAACGCGCCGTCGCGTGCGGCGTCCCGGCGGACCGGATCGTGACGACCTGGCCGCTCGACCGGCTGCTGGAGTGGACTCGTCGTGCCCGCTGA
- a CDS encoding excinuclease ABC subunit UvrA yields the protein MSKAHSADSHDLIRVQGARVNNLKDVSVELPKRRLTAFTGVSGSGKSSLVFSTIAAESQRMINETYSAFVQGFMPTLARPEVDVMDGLTTAIIVDQERMGANPRSTVGTATDANAMLRILFSRVGEPHVGPPTAFSFNVPTRKASGMMSTDKGGRVERKTVREAVYLGGMCPRCEGHGSVSDFDLTALYDDSKSLADGALTVPGYSMDGWYGRIFSGAGLPMDKPIASFTKRELDKLLYGEPTRIKVEGVNLTYEGVIPKIQKSMLSKDLDAMQPHVRAFVERAITFQTCPECDGTRLTQEALSSKVEGKNIADLCALQISDLAGWVAGLDIASVAPLLAGLQHLLDSFTEIGLGYLSLDRPAGTLSGGEAQRTKMIRHLGSALTDVTYVFDEPTIGLHPHDIERMNQLLLQLRDKGNTVLVVEHKPETISIADHVVDLGPGAGINGGTVCFEGTVDGLRGSDTVTGRHLDDRATLKESVRSSSEAMAVRGASTHNLQDVDVDLPLGVLCVVTGVAGSGKSSLVHGSIADREGVVVIDQGAIRGSRRSNPATYTGLLEPIRKAFAKANGVKPALFSSNSEGACPTCNGAGVIYTELGVMATVESPCEECEGKRFQAAVLEYTLGGMNIAEVLAMPVDEAEAFFSDGEAKIPAAHRILERLADVGLGYLSLGQPLTTLSGGERQRIKLATHLGEKGGVYVLDEPTTGLHLADVENLLGLLDRIVDSGKSVIVIEHHQAVMAHADWIIDLGPGAGHDGGRIVFEGTPADLVAARSTLTGEHLAAYVAR from the coding sequence ATGAGCAAGGCCCACAGTGCCGACAGCCACGACCTGATCCGGGTGCAGGGCGCGCGGGTGAACAACCTCAAGGACGTCAGCGTCGAGCTCCCGAAGCGACGGCTGACCGCGTTCACCGGCGTCTCGGGGTCGGGCAAGAGCTCCCTGGTGTTCAGCACCATCGCCGCGGAGTCGCAGCGCATGATCAACGAGACCTACAGCGCGTTCGTGCAGGGCTTCATGCCGACGCTGGCCCGGCCCGAGGTCGACGTCATGGACGGCCTGACCACGGCGATCATCGTCGACCAGGAGCGGATGGGCGCCAACCCGCGTTCCACCGTCGGCACCGCCACCGACGCGAACGCGATGCTGCGCATCCTGTTCAGCCGGGTGGGCGAGCCGCACGTCGGCCCGCCGACGGCGTTCTCGTTCAACGTCCCCACGCGCAAGGCGAGCGGGATGATGAGCACGGACAAGGGTGGCCGCGTCGAGCGGAAGACGGTGCGCGAGGCCGTCTACCTCGGTGGCATGTGCCCGCGCTGCGAAGGGCACGGCTCGGTGAGCGACTTCGACCTCACGGCGCTGTACGACGACAGCAAGTCCCTCGCCGACGGGGCGCTCACCGTACCGGGCTACAGCATGGACGGCTGGTACGGGCGCATCTTCAGCGGCGCCGGGCTGCCGATGGACAAGCCGATCGCGTCGTTCACCAAGCGCGAGCTCGACAAGCTCCTGTACGGCGAGCCCACGAGGATCAAGGTCGAAGGGGTGAACCTGACCTACGAAGGGGTGATCCCCAAGATCCAGAAGTCGATGCTCTCCAAGGACCTCGACGCCATGCAGCCGCACGTCCGCGCCTTCGTCGAGCGGGCCATCACCTTCCAGACGTGCCCGGAGTGCGACGGCACCCGCCTGACCCAGGAGGCACTGTCGTCGAAGGTCGAGGGCAAGAACATCGCCGACCTGTGCGCCCTGCAGATCAGCGACCTGGCGGGTTGGGTGGCAGGCCTGGACATCGCGTCCGTAGCCCCGCTGCTAGCGGGCCTGCAGCACCTGCTTGACTCGTTCACGGAGATCGGCCTGGGCTACCTGTCGCTCGACCGGCCGGCCGGCACGTTGTCCGGGGGAGAGGCCCAGCGCACCAAGATGATCCGCCACCTCGGATCAGCGCTCACGGACGTCACATACGTCTTCGACGAGCCGACCATCGGTCTGCACCCGCACGACATCGAGCGGATGAACCAGCTGCTGCTCCAGCTGCGGGACAAGGGCAACACGGTCCTCGTGGTGGAGCACAAACCCGAGACGATCTCGATCGCCGACCATGTCGTCGACCTCGGCCCCGGAGCCGGGATCAACGGCGGCACCGTCTGCTTCGAGGGCACTGTGGACGGGCTGCGGGGTAGTGACACCGTCACCGGTCGCCACCTCGACGACCGGGCGACCCTGAAGGAGTCGGTGCGCTCGTCGTCCGAGGCGATGGCGGTACGGGGCGCGTCCACCCACAACCTCCAGGACGTGGACGTCGACCTCCCGCTCGGAGTGCTCTGCGTGGTCACCGGTGTCGCCGGGTCCGGGAAGAGCTCGCTGGTCCACGGCTCGATCGCCGACCGCGAAGGGGTGGTGGTGATCGACCAGGGCGCGATCCGCGGGTCGCGGCGCAGCAACCCTGCGACGTACACCGGGCTGCTGGAGCCGATCCGCAAGGCGTTCGCCAAGGCCAACGGCGTGAAGCCGGCGCTGTTCAGCTCCAACTCGGAGGGCGCCTGCCCGACGTGCAACGGGGCGGGCGTCATCTACACCGAGCTGGGTGTCATGGCCACCGTCGAGTCGCCGTGCGAGGAGTGCGAGGGCAAGCGGTTCCAAGCGGCGGTGCTCGAGTACACCCTGGGCGGCATGAACATCGCCGAGGTCCTGGCGATGCCAGTGGACGAGGCTGAGGCGTTCTTCTCCGACGGCGAGGCCAAGATCCCGGCCGCACACCGGATCCTCGAACGGCTCGCCGACGTCGGGCTGGGCTACCTCAGCCTCGGCCAGCCGCTCACCACGTTGTCCGGCGGTGAGCGGCAGCGGATCAAGCTGGCCACCCACCTGGGCGAGAAGGGCGGGGTCTACGTCCTGGACGAACCGACCACCGGTCTGCACCTGGCCGACGTCGAGAACCTGCTCGGCCTGCTCGACCGAATCGTCGACTCCGGCAAGTCGGTGATCGTGATCGAGCACCACCAGGCCGTCATGGCGCACGCCGACTGGATCATCGACCTCGGGCCCGGCGCCGGCCACGACGGTGGCCGCATCGTCTTCGAGGGCACGCCCGCCGACCTCGTCGCCGCGCGTTCCACCCTCACCGGCGAGCACCTTGCCGCGTACGTCGCCCGCTGA
- a CDS encoding pirin family protein produces the protein MPAVTVPDITVLSRIDAVDPQTSTERPVKSLTSAPSGFEGEGFPVRRAFAGVDLTELDPFIHMDQMGEVEYAPGEPKGTAWHPHRGFETVTYIMDGTFDHQDSHGGGGRITNGDTQWMTAGSGLLHIEAPPEELVVSGGLFHGIQLWVNLPRADKWADPRYQDLRGGDVGLLTTPDSGALIRVIAGDVAGHRGPGSTHTPIALVHATVSPGARLSLPWRRDFNALVYVLAGQGTVGSDRRPIRKGQLVVLGAGDHLQVDAATSQPLAEPNLDVLVLGGQPIREPLAWAGPFVMNTRDEVIQAFEDFQAGKLGTIPSVHGAPTTLTEA, from the coding sequence GTGCCCGCCGTCACCGTCCCCGACATCACCGTCCTGTCCCGCATCGACGCGGTCGACCCGCAGACCAGCACGGAGCGTCCGGTCAAGAGCCTGACCAGCGCACCGAGCGGGTTCGAGGGTGAAGGCTTCCCGGTGCGGCGCGCCTTCGCGGGCGTCGACCTCACCGAGCTCGACCCGTTCATCCACATGGACCAGATGGGCGAGGTCGAGTACGCCCCGGGTGAGCCGAAGGGCACGGCCTGGCACCCGCACCGAGGCTTCGAGACCGTCACGTACATCATGGACGGCACGTTCGACCACCAGGACTCGCACGGGGGCGGGGGGCGGATCACCAACGGCGACACCCAGTGGATGACCGCGGGCAGCGGACTTCTCCACATCGAGGCGCCGCCGGAGGAGCTCGTCGTCAGCGGCGGTCTGTTCCACGGGATCCAGCTGTGGGTGAACCTGCCGCGTGCCGACAAGTGGGCGGACCCGCGCTACCAGGACCTGCGCGGCGGCGACGTCGGCCTGCTGACGACGCCGGACAGCGGGGCCCTGATCCGAGTCATCGCCGGTGACGTGGCGGGTCACCGTGGGCCGGGCAGCACGCACACGCCCATCGCACTGGTGCATGCCACCGTGTCCCCCGGTGCTCGGCTCTCCTTGCCGTGGCGACGGGACTTCAACGCCCTGGTCTACGTCCTGGCCGGCCAGGGCACGGTCGGCAGCGACCGGCGACCGATCCGCAAGGGCCAGCTTGTCGTCCTTGGCGCCGGCGACCACCTGCAGGTGGATGCCGCGACCAGCCAGCCCCTGGCCGAGCCGAACCTGGACGTCCTCGTCCTCGGCGGGCAGCCGATCCGCGAGCCGCTGGCCTGGGCGGGCCCGTTCGTGATGAACACGCGCGACGAGGTCATCCAGGCGTTCGAGGACTTCCAGGCGGGCAAGCTCGGCACGATCCCATCGGTCCACGGTGCGCCCACCACGTTGACCGAGGCCTGA
- a CDS encoding alpha/beta hydrolase: protein MNSTPIILVPGYWLGAWAWDEVVAALSADGHAVTALTLPGLESPDADRSSVTLADHVDAICAAVSDAGRPVVLAVHSGAGTPGYAVTDRIPEQIAAMVYVDTGPGVAEPDPEAAQHDLPMPAPAELAENENLDGLSAEQLATFQERSVPEPGGVVHGAFELTNDARLDVPSTLVCTGFSSQEYKEAAEAGYAFLAGLKDLRKVTYMDLPTSHWPMWSKPAELAAIIGEVARGAAAGTQD from the coding sequence ATGAACTCGACCCCCATCATCCTGGTTCCTGGTTACTGGCTCGGCGCGTGGGCGTGGGACGAGGTGGTCGCCGCGTTGAGCGCGGACGGTCACGCCGTCACCGCGCTGACGCTGCCCGGGCTCGAGTCGCCGGACGCGGACCGGTCGTCCGTGACGCTGGCCGACCACGTGGACGCGATCTGCGCGGCGGTGTCCGACGCCGGCCGGCCGGTCGTCCTCGCCGTGCACAGTGGTGCCGGCACCCCCGGTTACGCCGTCACCGATCGGATCCCCGAGCAGATCGCGGCGATGGTGTACGTCGACACCGGCCCGGGGGTGGCCGAGCCCGATCCCGAGGCCGCGCAGCACGATCTCCCCATGCCGGCGCCGGCCGAGCTGGCCGAGAACGAGAACCTGGACGGGCTGTCCGCGGAGCAGCTCGCGACCTTCCAGGAACGGTCGGTGCCCGAGCCCGGCGGGGTGGTGCACGGGGCGTTCGAGCTGACGAACGACGCGCGCCTCGACGTGCCGAGCACCCTGGTCTGCACCGGGTTCAGCTCCCAGGAGTACAAGGAGGCGGCGGAGGCCGGCTACGCGTTCCTGGCCGGGCTCAAGGACCTGCGGAAGGTCACCTACATGGACCTGCCGACGAGCCACTGGCCGATGTGGTCGAAGCCGGCCGAGCTCGCCGCCATCATCGGGGAGGTTGCCCGGGGCGCCGCTGCGGGTACGCAAGACTGA
- a CDS encoding VOC family protein, whose product MDITIHASFLPHDDPEASLAFFRDTLGFEVRGDVGSGTMRWLTVGPPDQPGTSIVLHPPAVDPGITDDERQTIVEMMAKGTYASLLLATRDLDGAFERLQASDADIVQEPTEQPYGVRDCAVRDPAGNLVRIQELP is encoded by the coding sequence ATGGACATCACCATTCACGCGAGCTTCCTGCCGCACGACGACCCGGAGGCCTCGTTGGCCTTCTTCCGCGACACCCTCGGCTTCGAGGTCCGGGGCGACGTCGGCAGCGGCACGATGCGCTGGTTGACGGTCGGGCCGCCCGACCAGCCCGGCACGTCGATCGTGCTGCACCCGCCGGCCGTGGACCCCGGCATCACCGACGACGAGCGCCAGACGATCGTCGAGATGATGGCCAAGGGCACCTACGCCTCGCTCCTGCTGGCCACCAGGGACCTCGACGGTGCCTTTGAGCGGCTGCAGGCGAGTGACGCCGACATCGTCCAGGAGCCGACCGAGCAGCCCTACGGCGTCCGCGACTGCGCCGTGCGGGACCCCGCAGGCAACCTGGTGCGCATCCAGGAACTGCCCTGA
- the crcB gene encoding fluoride efflux transporter CrcB, with the protein MTLVLVAAGGAAGAVARYVIDQVVTARRRGPFPWGTYVVNVVGCLVLGTVAGAARGTDAPDWLLPLLGTGLCGGLTTFSTFSFETWRLAEDGEWWRAAANVGASLATGLAAVAVGFAAATALWS; encoded by the coding sequence GTGACCCTCGTGCTGGTCGCTGCCGGGGGAGCGGCCGGGGCGGTCGCCCGCTACGTCATCGACCAGGTGGTGACGGCGCGCCGGCGCGGCCCGTTCCCGTGGGGCACCTACGTCGTGAACGTGGTGGGGTGCCTGGTGCTCGGCACGGTGGCCGGCGCCGCCCGCGGTACCGACGCGCCGGACTGGTTGCTGCCACTGCTGGGAACAGGCCTGTGCGGTGGGCTGACCACGTTCTCGACGTTCAGCTTCGAGACGTGGCGGCTGGCGGAGGACGGCGAGTGGTGGCGGGCCGCGGCGAACGTCGGCGCCAGCCTGGCCACCGGGCTGGCGGCCGTCGCGGTCGGGTTCGCGGCGGCCACCGCCCTGTGGTCCTGA
- a CDS encoding helix-turn-helix transcriptional regulator — protein sequence MSISPVAAQRLRDLALLRRVRDRMDREYTQPLDVEALARGVNMSAGHLSRQFRLAYGESPYSYLMTRRIERAMALLRRGDLSVTEVCFAVGCSSLGTFSTRFTELVGMPPSTYRREVGNATAGMPHCVVKQVTRPVRNREAPVAAPHLA from the coding sequence GTGAGCATCAGCCCCGTCGCCGCCCAGCGCCTGCGCGACCTCGCGCTGCTGCGCCGGGTCCGCGACCGGATGGACCGCGAGTACACCCAGCCGCTGGACGTCGAGGCGCTGGCCCGCGGGGTCAACATGTCCGCCGGTCACCTCAGCCGCCAGTTCCGCCTGGCGTACGGGGAGTCGCCGTACTCCTACCTCATGACGCGACGCATCGAGCGGGCGATGGCCCTGCTGCGGCGCGGCGACCTGAGCGTGACGGAGGTGTGCTTCGCCGTCGGCTGCTCGTCCCTGGGCACCTTCAGCACCCGCTTCACCGAGCTCGTCGGCATGCCGCCCAGCACCTACCGGCGCGAGGTGGGCAACGCCACCGCCGGGATGCCGCACTGCGTGGTGAAGCAGGTGACGAGACCGGTCAGGAATCGAGAAGCGCCGGTCGCCGCACCGCATCTAGCCTGA
- a CDS encoding M15 family metallopeptidase yields MTRLVQGQRGMRAAVAVPVTAVLAALALGLVGAGPASADPTTPTSTPTGTATPTPTSTVPSTASPTAPSSTSSSTQPATPKPTGPSATGTPAATATTPPAPKHDDEGPLTAEQVRAQLAQAAALAAQRRATDAGMQAALEQLQAVGQRISTALDTLGQAKIAEQEAQRVQTMNDQLLTRAKGEMTIQQDALGRWARDTYATGGPMGAYESWLLALESGSTADVAHNLSVLEQIGIAGSQALTRLQSAVDVQAEAARQSALAAAQAQAARARAAGAVQTLKSLQDQARLATAQLQVQQAKLLGAGSLDAKQQANLKAAEAVVKALGGRPVAGQCAGLPTGRYPNGTIPAAALCPVWGAPGKLLRSDAAAAMGRLSRAYAAEFGRPLCITDSYRTLAEQVQVFATKPALAAKPGTSNHGWGTATDLCGGVESFGTEQHAWMLAHAPLYGWFHPSWAGPAGSRPEPWHWEFAG; encoded by the coding sequence GTGACTCGGCTGGTGCAGGGCCAACGCGGGATGCGGGCGGCAGTCGCCGTCCCGGTGACCGCTGTGCTGGCCGCCCTCGCCCTCGGGCTCGTCGGTGCCGGTCCCGCCAGCGCCGACCCGACGACCCCGACCAGCACCCCCACCGGCACTGCCACGCCCACCCCCACGTCGACCGTCCCCTCGACCGCCTCGCCGACCGCACCGTCGTCGACCAGCTCGTCCACGCAGCCGGCGACGCCCAAGCCCACAGGGCCGTCGGCGACGGGGACGCCGGCCGCGACCGCGACGACACCGCCGGCCCCCAAGCACGACGACGAGGGGCCGCTCACGGCCGAGCAGGTCCGCGCCCAGCTGGCCCAGGCCGCCGCGCTGGCCGCGCAGCGCCGGGCGACCGACGCAGGGATGCAGGCCGCGCTGGAGCAGCTGCAGGCCGTCGGCCAGCGCATCTCCACCGCGCTCGACACCCTCGGGCAGGCCAAGATCGCCGAGCAGGAGGCGCAGCGCGTCCAGACGATGAACGACCAGCTGCTGACCCGGGCCAAGGGTGAGATGACCATCCAGCAGGACGCGCTCGGTCGCTGGGCACGCGACACCTACGCCACCGGTGGACCGATGGGCGCCTACGAGTCCTGGCTGCTCGCGTTGGAGTCCGGCTCGACAGCGGACGTGGCGCACAACCTCTCCGTCCTGGAGCAGATCGGCATCGCCGGCAGCCAGGCGCTGACCCGGCTGCAGTCCGCGGTCGACGTCCAGGCCGAGGCCGCTCGCCAGTCGGCGCTCGCGGCCGCGCAGGCGCAGGCGGCACGGGCGCGGGCCGCGGGCGCGGTGCAGACCCTGAAGTCCCTGCAGGACCAGGCCCGGCTGGCCACCGCGCAGCTCCAGGTCCAGCAGGCCAAGCTGCTGGGAGCCGGGTCGCTGGACGCCAAGCAGCAGGCCAACCTGAAGGCCGCCGAGGCGGTCGTGAAGGCGCTGGGCGGTCGACCCGTCGCCGGCCAGTGCGCGGGCCTGCCCACCGGCCGCTACCCCAACGGGACCATCCCGGCCGCCGCGCTCTGCCCGGTATGGGGCGCGCCCGGCAAGCTGCTGCGGTCCGACGCGGCCGCGGCGATGGGCAGGCTGTCTCGGGCCTACGCCGCCGAGTTCGGCCGTCCGCTGTGCATCACCGACTCCTATCGCACGCTGGCCGAGCAGGTGCAGGTCTTCGCGACCAAGCCCGCGCTGGCCGCCAAGCCCGGGACCAGCAACCACGGCTGGGGCACCGCGACGGATCTCTGTGGCGGCGTGGAGTCCTTCGGCACCGAACAGCACGCGTGGATGCTCGCGCACGCCCCGCTGTACGGCTGGTTCCACCCGAGCTGGGCGGGCCCGGCCGGGTCGCGTCCCGAGCCCTGGCACTGGGAGTTCGCCGGTTGA
- a CDS encoding CrcB family protein, producing MGGQPWVPPPLPVDPDSAQAAARHVLHPRHWDVLAAIAVGGALGSVARWSLSQAFPTRPGEVPWGTLLENVSGAALIGLLMVLVFDVWRPHRYARPFLGIGVLGGYTTFSTYALESRDLFADGDGTLALGYLLGSVVLGLAAVGAGVWIGRSVAAGVHRRRPDLSAGQES from the coding sequence ATGGGCGGCCAACCGTGGGTCCCCCCGCCGCTGCCGGTCGACCCGGACTCCGCCCAGGCGGCGGCCCGGCACGTGCTGCACCCGCGGCACTGGGACGTCCTGGCGGCGATCGCCGTCGGTGGTGCGTTGGGCAGTGTTGCGCGGTGGTCGCTGTCGCAAGCGTTCCCGACCCGGCCCGGCGAGGTCCCCTGGGGCACGCTGCTGGAGAACGTGAGCGGGGCGGCGCTGATCGGCCTGCTCATGGTTCTGGTGTTCGACGTCTGGCGGCCCCACCGGTACGCGCGACCGTTCCTCGGGATCGGCGTCCTCGGCGGCTACACGACCTTCTCGACGTACGCCCTGGAGAGCCGCGACCTGTTCGCGGACGGCGACGGCACTCTCGCCCTCGGCTACCTGCTCGGCTCGGTGGTCCTGGGGTTGGCCGCGGTGGGGGCCGGCGTGTGGATCGGCCGGTCGGTGGCCGCTGGGGTGCACCGCCGACGTCCGGACCTCTCGGCCGGGCAGGAGTCGTGA
- a CDS encoding glycerophosphodiester phosphodiesterase codes for MAHRGFSLDGLENTMPAFAAAVGLGMTHVETDVHATRDGVVVAFHDAVLDRVSDGHGAIADLTWADLQTVRVGGSQVVPRLADLLDTWPDLRVNIDVKAWPAVQPLAAVVDGATARHRVCVTSFDDRRSAAVRALLGPEVATSPGRRGVVRWRFASWLPGPLGVRLARPRGAGVVAYQVPASAGPLPVVTTRTLDVAHRLGLQVHVWTVNEAHEMHRLLDLGVDGLITDRSDTLRDVLRDRGAARA; via the coding sequence ATGGCCCACCGGGGCTTCTCCCTGGACGGCCTGGAGAACACGATGCCAGCCTTCGCTGCGGCGGTCGGGCTCGGGATGACCCACGTCGAGACCGACGTGCACGCGACCCGTGACGGCGTGGTCGTGGCGTTCCACGACGCGGTCCTGGACCGGGTCAGCGACGGGCACGGGGCGATCGCCGACCTGACCTGGGCCGACCTGCAGACCGTCCGGGTCGGTGGCTCGCAGGTCGTCCCGCGCCTCGCGGACCTGCTCGACACCTGGCCCGACCTGCGGGTCAACATCGACGTGAAGGCCTGGCCGGCGGTGCAGCCGCTCGCCGCGGTCGTGGATGGCGCGACCGCCCGGCACCGGGTCTGCGTCACCTCGTTCGACGACCGGCGCAGCGCCGCCGTCCGGGCCCTGCTCGGGCCTGAGGTGGCCACCTCGCCGGGTAGGCGCGGGGTGGTGCGCTGGCGGTTCGCGTCCTGGCTCCCGGGCCCGCTCGGCGTCCGGCTGGCCCGCCCGCGCGGCGCGGGCGTCGTCGCCTACCAGGTCCCGGCGTCCGCCGGTCCGCTGCCGGTCGTCACGACCCGGACCCTGGACGTCGCCCACCGGCTGGGCCTGCAGGTGCACGTGTGGACGGTGAACGAGGCCCACGAGATGCACCGGTTGCTCGACCTCGGCGTCGACGGCCTGATCACGGACCGATCGGACACGTTGCGCGATGTGCTGCGCGATCGCGGGGCCGCACGGGCATGA